A single Thiohalobacter thiocyanaticus DNA region contains:
- a CDS encoding restriction endonuclease subunit S: MAGYQRYPDYKESDIDWIGDIPSHWDTRRAKFLFRRMQRPLRESDGVVTAFRDGEVTLRANRRTEGFTNSVKEIGYQGVRIGDLVVHAMDGFAGAIGVSDSDGKCSPVYSICTPVNLPKVNTKYYGFLLRNMAITGFVTALAKGVRERSTEFRYAEFKEIDLPFPPKNEQDIIIDFLNHETAKIDRLIAKQERLIELLKEKRQAVISHAVTKGLNPDVPMKGSAVEWLGEVPAHWVCKSFRYATQIFRGKFGHRPRNDPEFYDGKYPFIQTGDIARATKNITEYKQTLNEKGMSVSQIFPAGTLVMAIAANIGDTAILGFEAYAPDSVVGFKPKSDVMLEFLRYSLMGALPALQQTSTQSAQANLNVDRIGSVVAAFPPLEEQTEIIQYLDSLLNRYEVLENKAKDGIALMQEHRIALISAAVTGKIDVRGWLKPDTEQQETTEAATA, from the coding sequence ATGGCTGGATACCAACGCTACCCGGATTATAAAGAATCGGATATCGACTGGATTGGCGATATTCCGTCACATTGGGATACACGTCGGGCGAAGTTTCTATTTCGACGCATGCAACGTCCTCTCAGAGAGAGCGATGGAGTTGTTACTGCGTTTCGCGACGGCGAGGTAACGCTTCGGGCAAATAGAAGAACCGAAGGCTTTACAAATTCAGTCAAAGAAATTGGATACCAGGGCGTAAGGATAGGCGACTTGGTCGTTCATGCTATGGATGGTTTTGCCGGAGCAATAGGTGTCTCAGACTCTGATGGAAAATGTTCCCCGGTGTATTCGATCTGCACACCTGTAAATCTACCAAAAGTAAATACAAAATATTACGGGTTCCTGCTTCGAAACATGGCAATCACAGGATTTGTAACTGCCTTGGCAAAGGGGGTAAGAGAAAGGTCTACAGAATTCCGATATGCAGAATTCAAGGAGATTGATCTTCCATTTCCACCGAAAAATGAACAAGACATCATCATAGACTTTCTCAACCACGAAACCGCCAAAATCGACCGACTCATCGCCAAACAGGAGCGGCTGATCGAGCTGCTCAAGGAAAAGCGCCAGGCGGTGATCTCCCATGCCGTCACCAAGGGCCTCAATCCCGATGTGCCGATGAAGGGCTCCGCTGTGGAGTGGCTGGGTGAAGTGCCGGCACATTGGGTTTGTAAGAGCTTCCGATATGCGACTCAAATTTTCCGCGGAAAATTTGGCCACAGACCCAGAAACGACCCTGAGTTCTATGATGGTAAATATCCGTTTATTCAAACAGGTGATATCGCACGAGCAACAAAAAATATTACGGAATACAAGCAAACACTAAATGAGAAAGGAATGTCTGTTAGCCAGATATTTCCTGCTGGCACACTCGTAATGGCTATCGCGGCCAATATCGGCGACACGGCGATACTAGGGTTTGAGGCATATGCGCCAGATAGTGTCGTAGGATTCAAACCAAAGTCTGATGTGATGCTTGAATTTTTGAGATACAGCTTGATGGGCGCATTACCTGCTTTACAGCAGACATCGACACAGAGCGCACAAGCGAATCTAAATGTAGATCGTATTGGGTCGGTAGTGGCGGCGTTTCCACCTCTAGAAGAGCAGACGGAAATCATCCAATATCTAGATTCGCTTCTTAATCGGTATGAGGTGCTCGAAAATAAGGCAAAAGATGGTATTGCATTGATGCAGGAACACCGCATTGCCCTGATTTCAGCCGCCGTTACCGGAAAGATTGATGTGCGGGGCTGGCTGAAACCTGATACCGAGCAACAAGAAACAACAGAAGCAGCTACTGCCTAG
- a CDS encoding RNA-binding domain-containing protein yields the protein MTEAELKAYLSRLYPIENESCEWKEFKSLKHAITGNKGNDVASYVSALANMEGGHLVLGVQDGSLDLIGIQNFHSYTPDNLPPRLLGKCSNLDSEGLKVEAFQTTDSDKIIWIIHVPKHKPRLPVYAHDQAWQRVGDNLVPLRPERRDSILAESITFVDWSSEVIPDATLDDLDEDAIRVAREKFGDKHQKSRFAEGVDDWDDATFLDKAKITINGKITRTALLLLGKQESSHYLLPNPAQITWKLDTEETAYEHFGPPFLLAGTELLQRIRNITYKIFPDNELLATEVRKYETRVILEALHNCIAHQDYVRNERILVTEKTDRLIFDNGGGFFDGKPEDYFTGETTPRRYRNPWLTHAMVSLNMIDTMGHGIHSMILSQRKRYFPLPDYHHSTKDHVSLEIYGQVIDENYTKLLLERSDLDLTTVILLDQVQKHQPITAEAASRLRRDGLIEGRKPNYYVAARIAAATGSEAHYIRHRGLEKAKLKEFVIEHIRKIGPSTRDQLEHLLFPMLPEGLDDAQKRNKVINLLTEMRKDRVVSCRREGNKYFWALTDQPLDK from the coding sequence ATGACTGAAGCTGAACTAAAAGCGTACTTGTCAAGACTCTATCCTATTGAGAACGAGTCGTGCGAGTGGAAGGAGTTCAAGTCACTGAAGCACGCAATTACGGGCAATAAGGGCAATGATGTGGCTTCTTATGTCTCGGCGTTGGCTAATATGGAAGGCGGGCACCTTGTTCTCGGGGTACAGGATGGCAGCCTAGATCTGATCGGTATCCAGAATTTCCATAGCTACACTCCTGATAACCTGCCGCCGAGGCTTTTGGGTAAATGCAGTAATCTCGATTCCGAGGGTTTGAAAGTGGAAGCATTTCAGACCACCGATTCAGATAAGATAATTTGGATCATTCATGTGCCCAAACATAAGCCCCGTTTGCCTGTATATGCGCACGATCAAGCCTGGCAGCGGGTGGGGGACAACCTAGTACCGCTTAGACCGGAACGTCGGGATTCGATTCTTGCTGAATCCATTACGTTTGTGGACTGGAGTTCAGAGGTTATCCCCGATGCGACGCTCGATGATCTGGATGAGGACGCTATTCGCGTTGCGAGAGAGAAGTTCGGCGATAAACATCAGAAAAGCAGATTTGCTGAAGGTGTCGATGATTGGGATGATGCTACTTTTCTCGATAAGGCCAAGATCACAATTAACGGGAAGATCACGCGCACGGCGCTCCTTCTGCTGGGCAAGCAGGAGTCATCTCATTATCTATTGCCGAATCCTGCGCAGATTACCTGGAAGCTGGACACTGAGGAAACAGCCTACGAACATTTCGGTCCTCCTTTCCTGCTGGCAGGAACCGAACTGCTGCAGCGCATCCGTAACATTACCTACAAAATCTTTCCTGACAATGAATTACTAGCCACGGAGGTCAGAAAATACGAGACTCGGGTGATCCTGGAGGCACTGCACAATTGTATTGCGCACCAAGATTATGTGCGAAACGAACGTATTCTTGTGACGGAGAAAACCGACAGGCTTATCTTCGATAATGGAGGTGGATTCTTCGATGGTAAGCCGGAGGATTATTTCACTGGTGAGACGACGCCTAGGCGCTATCGCAACCCTTGGCTGACGCATGCGATGGTGAGTCTGAATATGATAGATACGATGGGCCACGGTATCCATTCCATGATTCTGTCGCAGAGAAAACGCTATTTCCCCCTCCCTGACTATCACCACTCCACGAAAGACCATGTGTCCCTGGAGATTTATGGGCAGGTCATAGATGAAAATTACACCAAGCTGTTGCTGGAGCGAAGTGATTTGGATTTGACTACTGTGATTCTTCTCGATCAGGTGCAGAAACACCAGCCGATAACTGCGGAAGCGGCTAGTCGGTTACGAAGAGATGGGCTCATTGAAGGGCGCAAGCCTAATTACTATGTCGCGGCTCGTATCGCGGCCGCGACTGGAAGCGAAGCGCACTATATCCGCCACCGGGGTTTGGAGAAGGCGAAACTTAAGGAATTTGTCATCGAGCATATTAGGAAGATTGGACCTTCTACACGAGACCAGTTGGAGCATTTACTGTTTCCGATGCTCCCAGAGGGGCTGGATGACGCCCAAAAACGGAACAAGGTTATCAACCTGCTGACTGAGATGAGGAAGGATCGCGTGGTGAGCTGTCGCCGAGAAGGAAACAAGTATTTCTGGGCTCTGACCGATCAGCCATTGGATAAATGA
- a CDS encoding type I restriction endonuclease subunit R — MDKAKELVFQQAIVDDLTADGWLEGNPNAYDRELALYPEDLLAWLHDTQPEAVTKLTKFYHDKTDQMLLKRAAEQMDKHGSLHVLRHGFKDRGAKIRHCQFRPDHGLNPDTLARYGANRLRVVQEVSYSPHAKEGYNPRLDLVLFVNGIPVATLELKSEFKQSVDNAKRQYRRDRPPRAPKSNKVEPLLAFKRRALVHFAVGLEEVWMTTKLEGEDTFFLPFNRGYDGGAGNPPNPEGYATDYLWKQVFQRDAWLDILGRIVHLQREEKEDWQGKRYTKETLIFPRFHQWDAVNKLVATARHEGPGHKYLIQHSAGSGKSNSIAWTAHRLASLHDEQDQRVFDSVIVITDRTVLDDQLQETIYQFEHAEGVVRRISREEGEGSKSAQLAEALAEQSRIIIVTIQTFPFVLEAIQQQTALKERRFAVIADEAHSSQTGATARKVREVLMAEQLEEDAEITGEDVLDATLAARSQATNISYLAFTATPKAKTLELFGRPPDPTRPVAGDNLPEAFHVYTMQQAIEEGFILDVLRRYTTYQMAFKLEQAQGSPDEEVDKGKAANRIYRWVKLHPWNIEQKVAVIVDHFRKHVGHLLNGQAKAMVVTDSRKAAVRYKLALDKYVTEQGYTDVHALVAFSGDVEDSDSGPEPFNERNMNPSAKGQDLRDAFDTDTYQVMIVANKFQTGFDQPKLCAMYVDKKLSGVDCVQTLSRLNRTYPGKEEPFVLDFVNKPEDVLEAFRPYYRTAELESVSDPNLVYDLQHKLDEAHIYQWQEVRAFADAFFDPKQTQDKFSYHTRPAVDRFKDRYKTAIQAIKASQKAEREAEKSGDTVELTNARKDLKAAGEVKDALDLFKKNLGSFVRFYEFMSQIVDYDDRELEQFSVYARHLRPLLREERLDEDIDITSLQLSHYRLKKIAEQELKIQEQEEGEYKLKGIDGLGSGAVRDPEKERLSRIIKRLNELFAGENLSDNDRIHYMNTIKNRVMENTTVVQQLENNTADQVMLGDYPNAVEDAVMESLQTHSDMAGQLLQNNSVSIAFARLLLEVILKEKNDPKLTVLGY, encoded by the coding sequence ATGGATAAGGCCAAAGAACTCGTCTTTCAGCAAGCCATCGTCGATGATCTGACTGCCGATGGGTGGCTGGAAGGCAATCCCAATGCCTATGACCGCGAACTGGCTCTCTACCCTGAAGATCTCCTGGCCTGGCTCCACGACACCCAGCCCGAAGCCGTCACCAAACTCACCAAGTTCTACCACGACAAAACCGATCAGATGCTCCTCAAGCGGGCCGCCGAGCAGATGGACAAGCACGGCTCACTACATGTGTTGCGCCACGGCTTCAAGGACCGGGGCGCGAAGATCCGCCACTGCCAGTTCAGGCCCGACCACGGCCTCAATCCCGATACGCTGGCTCGCTACGGTGCCAACCGCCTGCGGGTGGTGCAGGAGGTCTCCTACTCGCCCCATGCCAAGGAGGGCTATAACCCCCGCCTGGATCTGGTGCTGTTCGTCAACGGCATCCCGGTCGCCACCCTGGAGCTGAAATCCGAGTTCAAGCAGTCGGTGGACAATGCCAAGCGTCAGTACCGCAGGGATCGGCCGCCCAGGGCTCCCAAATCCAACAAGGTCGAGCCGCTGCTGGCCTTCAAGCGCCGTGCCCTGGTCCACTTCGCTGTGGGCCTGGAAGAGGTCTGGATGACCACCAAACTGGAGGGCGAGGATACCTTCTTCCTGCCCTTCAACCGGGGATATGACGGCGGAGCGGGCAATCCCCCCAACCCAGAGGGCTACGCCACCGACTACCTGTGGAAGCAGGTCTTTCAGCGCGATGCCTGGCTGGATATCCTCGGCCGCATCGTCCACCTCCAGCGCGAGGAGAAGGAGGACTGGCAGGGCAAACGCTACACCAAGGAGACGCTAATCTTCCCTCGCTTCCACCAGTGGGATGCTGTCAACAAGCTGGTCGCCACGGCCCGCCACGAAGGGCCGGGCCACAAGTACCTGATCCAGCACAGCGCCGGTTCCGGTAAGTCCAACTCCATCGCCTGGACCGCCCACCGGCTAGCCTCCCTGCACGACGAACAGGACCAGCGGGTGTTCGACTCGGTCATCGTCATCACCGACCGCACCGTGCTGGATGACCAGCTCCAGGAGACCATCTACCAGTTCGAGCATGCCGAGGGCGTGGTCCGCCGGATCAGCCGCGAGGAGGGCGAGGGCAGCAAATCCGCCCAGCTGGCCGAGGCCCTGGCCGAACAGAGCCGGATCATCATCGTCACCATCCAGACCTTCCCCTTCGTGCTGGAGGCCATCCAGCAGCAGACCGCCCTGAAGGAGCGCCGCTTCGCCGTGATCGCCGACGAGGCCCATTCCTCCCAGACCGGCGCCACCGCCCGCAAGGTCCGCGAGGTGCTGATGGCCGAGCAGCTGGAGGAGGACGCCGAGATCACCGGCGAGGACGTGCTGGACGCCACCCTGGCCGCCCGCAGCCAGGCCACCAATATCAGCTACCTGGCCTTCACCGCCACCCCCAAGGCCAAGACCCTGGAGCTGTTCGGCCGCCCACCTGACCCCACGCGCCCGGTGGCAGGAGACAACCTGCCCGAAGCCTTCCATGTCTACACCATGCAGCAGGCCATCGAGGAAGGCTTCATCCTGGACGTGCTCCGGCGCTACACCACCTACCAGATGGCCTTCAAGCTGGAACAGGCCCAGGGCAGCCCCGACGAGGAGGTGGACAAGGGCAAGGCCGCCAACCGGATCTACCGCTGGGTCAAGCTGCACCCCTGGAACATCGAACAGAAGGTGGCCGTGATCGTGGATCACTTCCGCAAGCACGTCGGGCACCTGCTCAACGGCCAGGCCAAGGCCATGGTCGTTACCGACTCCCGTAAGGCCGCTGTGCGCTACAAGCTGGCCCTGGACAAGTACGTGACCGAGCAGGGCTACACCGATGTTCACGCCCTGGTCGCCTTCTCCGGCGACGTGGAGGACTCGGACAGTGGCCCCGAGCCTTTCAATGAGCGCAACATGAACCCCAGCGCCAAAGGGCAGGACCTGCGTGACGCTTTCGATACCGACACCTACCAGGTCATGATCGTCGCCAACAAGTTCCAGACCGGCTTCGACCAGCCCAAGCTCTGCGCCATGTACGTCGATAAGAAGCTGAGTGGGGTAGACTGCGTCCAGACCCTGTCCCGGCTGAACCGGACCTACCCCGGCAAGGAGGAGCCCTTCGTGCTGGATTTCGTGAACAAGCCCGAGGATGTCCTGGAAGCCTTCCGACCCTATTATCGGACCGCCGAGCTGGAAAGCGTCTCCGACCCCAACCTGGTCTACGACCTCCAGCATAAGCTGGACGAGGCCCACATCTACCAATGGCAGGAGGTGCGTGCTTTTGCCGACGCCTTCTTCGATCCCAAACAGACCCAGGACAAGTTCAGCTACCATACTCGTCCTGCGGTGGATCGGTTCAAGGATCGATACAAGACTGCCATCCAAGCCATAAAAGCCTCTCAGAAGGCGGAGCGTGAGGCTGAGAAGTCGGGCGATACCGTCGAGTTGACGAATGCCAGAAAGGACCTGAAGGCTGCTGGAGAGGTGAAGGATGCCCTAGATTTATTTAAGAAGAATCTGGGTTCATTCGTCCGCTTCTACGAGTTTATGTCCCAGATCGTGGACTACGACGATCGCGAGCTGGAGCAATTCTCAGTCTATGCGCGGCATCTACGGCCCCTCCTTCGCGAGGAGCGTCTGGATGAAGACATTGATATAACGAGTCTACAGCTCAGCCATTATCGTCTGAAGAAGATTGCTGAACAAGAGCTTAAGATCCAAGAACAGGAGGAAGGTGAGTATAAACTGAAGGGCATTGATGGATTGGGATCGGGTGCCGTGCGTGATCCCGAAAAAGAACGATTGTCCAGAATAATAAAACGGCTCAATGAATTATTTGCAGGTGAAAACCTGTCGGATAATGACCGGATTCATTACATGAATACTATCAAGAACCGGGTGATGGAGAATACCACCGTTGTCCAGCAGCTGGAAAATAATACGGCTGATCAGGTTATGCTTGGCGACTATCCGAATGCAGTAGAGGATGCTGTCATGGAAAGCCTTCAGACCCATAGTGATATGGCTGGTCAGCTTCTCCAGAATAACAGCGTGTCAATTGCATTTGCGCGATTACTGTTGGAAGTAATTCTGAAAGAAAAAAACGATCCTAAGTTAACCGTTCTTGGATATTGA
- a CDS encoding anti-phage dCTP deaminase, with translation MKKKAGSTRGVADPKRTAKKKSRSKENEVGPAPELFIGLVGAVGSDLETVNRQIRSYLKAANYKTVDIRLSRLITDCKDYAHLEKLKNGPENERIDKLMDAGDDLRRNLKRGDAVSLLGILAVRAHRKTRKGDSKEPVSRTAYIFNSLKHPDEIESLRNIYGESFFVVSTYAPKRERIESLAKRIARSKGKFRADDYENEAESLVEKDEKEVGEDYGQNVRDAFPLADVFISQRKNVDSQIKRFIELIFGHPFITPTVDEYGMFHAKAAALRSADLSRQVGAVITTDDGEMISAGCNEVPKAGGGSVWEDKVESKQDYRDFKIGQDASAVMKREIITEIFEKLKTAGWLSQAKRRKRPDKLAEDALYSKTDAPLKDTRAASIIEFGRIVHAEMSAITDAARRGLSVKDANLYCTTFPCHMCARHIVAAGMQRVVYVEPYPKSMAKDLYKRSIQVDGDEADEDAVVFEPFVGIAPIRYISLFEMPPRKDKRGYPLDWELATANPQIQETYPRYIDLEEGYIEPLFKRYEQYAATD, from the coding sequence GTGAAAAAGAAGGCTGGGTCTACTAGAGGTGTCGCTGATCCTAAGCGAACTGCTAAAAAGAAATCTCGCTCAAAAGAAAATGAAGTTGGGCCAGCGCCAGAATTATTTATAGGATTGGTAGGCGCCGTTGGTTCTGATCTGGAAACAGTGAATCGACAGATAAGATCCTATCTAAAAGCGGCAAACTACAAGACTGTAGATATACGTCTTAGTCGCCTGATTACGGATTGTAAGGATTATGCTCATTTAGAAAAACTTAAAAATGGCCCTGAAAATGAGCGAATAGATAAATTGATGGATGCTGGAGATGATCTCAGGAGAAATCTTAAGAGAGGTGATGCAGTATCCTTACTTGGTATTCTTGCTGTCAGAGCTCACCGAAAGACAAGGAAAGGTGATAGTAAGGAACCAGTCAGTAGAACCGCATACATATTTAATTCATTAAAACACCCAGATGAAATTGAGTCCCTTAGAAACATTTATGGCGAATCATTCTTTGTAGTTTCTACTTATGCGCCTAAACGTGAACGCATTGAGTCGTTGGCAAAAAGAATTGCTAGATCTAAAGGGAAGTTCCGGGCAGATGACTATGAAAATGAAGCTGAGTCCTTGGTCGAAAAGGATGAGAAAGAAGTAGGAGAAGATTACGGCCAAAATGTTAGAGATGCATTTCCACTTGCCGATGTGTTCATCTCACAAAGAAAAAATGTGGATTCCCAAATAAAGCGATTTATAGAATTAATATTCGGGCACCCATTTATAACCCCAACTGTTGATGAATATGGGATGTTCCATGCTAAAGCAGCAGCTCTACGTTCCGCTGACTTATCCAGGCAAGTTGGGGCGGTTATTACTACCGATGACGGTGAAATGATATCTGCTGGTTGTAACGAAGTACCAAAAGCCGGAGGCGGGTCTGTTTGGGAAGACAAGGTAGAATCTAAGCAAGACTATCGTGATTTTAAAATTGGGCAGGATGCTAGTGCAGTAATGAAGCGTGAAATAATCACGGAAATATTTGAAAAGCTGAAAACCGCAGGTTGGCTGTCTCAAGCTAAGAGAAGGAAGAGACCAGATAAACTTGCCGAAGACGCGCTATATTCTAAAACTGATGCGCCTCTTAAAGATACAAGAGCGGCGAGTATTATAGAATTTGGTAGAATTGTTCACGCTGAAATGTCTGCGATCACGGATGCTGCACGGAGAGGGCTTTCAGTAAAAGATGCAAATCTGTACTGTACGACATTCCCATGTCATATGTGCGCCCGTCATATAGTCGCAGCAGGTATGCAACGTGTTGTATATGTAGAGCCTTATCCAAAAAGTATGGCAAAGGACTTGTATAAACGTTCTATACAAGTCGATGGTGATGAGGCCGATGAAGACGCAGTAGTTTTTGAGCCATTCGTTGGTATTGCACCAATACGCTACATCTCCCTGTTTGAAATGCCACCTAGGAAAGATAAACGGGGATATCCATTGGATTGGGAATTGGCTACAGCTAATCCGCAAATACAGGAAACCTACCCCAGATATATAGATTTAGAGGAAGGGTACATTGAACCCTTGTTTAAACGATATGAGCAATATGCAGCGACAGATTAG
- a CDS encoding cytochrome b: MNKDSETRYGTVTRLFHWGMAFLIGWQLLKVFDRIDDGEHWVGQTLVPWHVSIGSLLLLLVLLRIGWAMNQKHNRPAQDPAVAFLVKAGHGLLYAAMLLMPVTGILTMLGNGYGWKVFGIQLAAKGDEIPWMASLGSLHSPIAWTLLVLIVGHIGMALLHHFARKDDVLQRML, translated from the coding sequence ATGAACAAGGATTCAGAGACGCGATATGGCACTGTCACCCGGCTTTTTCACTGGGGCATGGCCTTTCTGATTGGATGGCAGCTGTTGAAAGTCTTCGATCGTATCGATGATGGCGAGCACTGGGTCGGGCAGACTCTTGTACCCTGGCATGTATCCATTGGATCACTGCTGCTGCTGCTGGTGCTGCTGCGGATCGGCTGGGCGATGAACCAGAAGCACAATCGCCCCGCACAGGATCCGGCCGTGGCGTTTCTGGTCAAGGCGGGCCATGGCCTGTTGTATGCCGCTATGCTGCTGATGCCTGTTACCGGCATCCTGACCATGCTGGGCAACGGCTATGGCTGGAAGGTCTTTGGTATCCAGCTGGCGGCCAAGGGCGATGAAATCCCCTGGATGGCCAGCCTCGGCAGCCTGCATTCACCGATCGCCTGGACGCTGCTGGTGCTGATCGTTGGGCATATTGGCATGGCGCTGCTGCACCATTTCGCCCGGAAGGACGATGTATTGCAACGCATGCTGTGA
- a CDS encoding thioredoxin family protein: protein MRLHRGICLTLLLATMASGTLLALPDQDDTGASALSSVAAVHDYPRGSAIDWQPWGTQARARAQRTNKGLFVYFHGQWCTWCRQYQEQTLEHPATVAAIEARYVPVLVNLDQRRDLFTRLGGRGVPYTVLMDAAGQPLARFTGHVSAVDLQQLLQETAQQLITAAAVPAGLESLLEGDPEAFLAFLDETYDPTQQRLSGASIIGALSKRPQPLTYLLLLHEPAWAERIPGMLDVLREELFDPVDGGFFFFHDSEQPEPADRTETSKVLGLNAKLIWLFAESYHELGRERDARVVRESLNYLRTVLWNESHGSFPGSQASDPEYYAAPARVRAELIPPPVERVQYADVSGQAIIALIRAARALDEPGYLRWAGRALAGLDARLRHPDGGYYHYRPDGGAPQLAHYLPAQVWPAAAWWLYYAATGDAQAKARGAQLLAHIAAYYDASLGGFAERLDPGLQPWTESRTHAALAWMLVAPADPAVVPDAVLSPERRELWLRAALKQLQLVSGGDPDDMALGVLAQRRMGRQERP, encoded by the coding sequence ATGCGACTTCATCGCGGCATATGCCTGACCCTGCTGCTGGCCACTATGGCCAGCGGGACGTTGCTCGCGCTGCCGGATCAGGACGATACGGGTGCCTCCGCCCTGTCCTCCGTAGCCGCGGTGCACGACTATCCGCGCGGTTCGGCCATCGACTGGCAACCCTGGGGGACGCAGGCCCGTGCCCGGGCGCAGCGGACGAACAAGGGGCTGTTTGTCTACTTCCACGGCCAGTGGTGCACCTGGTGCCGGCAGTATCAGGAGCAGACGCTGGAGCATCCCGCTACCGTGGCTGCCATCGAGGCGCGCTATGTGCCGGTGCTGGTGAATCTGGATCAGCGCCGTGACCTGTTCACCCGCCTGGGCGGCCGCGGCGTTCCCTACACGGTGCTGATGGACGCGGCGGGCCAGCCGCTGGCCCGCTTCACCGGACATGTGAGCGCCGTGGACCTGCAGCAGCTGTTGCAGGAAACGGCACAACAGCTCATCACTGCCGCTGCCGTCCCGGCCGGCCTGGAAAGCCTGCTCGAGGGTGATCCGGAGGCGTTTCTGGCCTTTCTGGATGAGACCTATGACCCGACGCAGCAGCGCCTGAGCGGGGCCTCGATCATCGGCGCCCTGAGCAAACGGCCGCAGCCACTGACCTATCTGCTGTTGCTGCACGAGCCCGCCTGGGCCGAACGCATCCCGGGCATGCTGGATGTGCTGCGCGAGGAACTGTTTGACCCGGTCGACGGCGGCTTCTTCTTCTTTCACGATTCCGAGCAGCCCGAGCCGGCGGATCGGACAGAAACCTCCAAGGTGCTGGGCCTCAATGCCAAGCTCATCTGGCTGTTCGCCGAGTCCTATCATGAACTGGGCCGCGAACGCGATGCGCGCGTGGTGCGAGAATCGCTGAACTATCTGCGCACCGTCCTCTGGAATGAATCACACGGAAGCTTTCCGGGCAGTCAGGCCTCGGATCCGGAATATTATGCCGCGCCGGCGCGCGTGCGGGCCGAACTGATACCGCCCCCGGTCGAGCGGGTTCAGTACGCCGATGTCAGCGGCCAGGCCATCATTGCGCTGATCCGCGCCGCCCGGGCCCTGGACGAACCCGGCTATCTGCGCTGGGCCGGCCGGGCGCTCGCCGGGCTGGATGCCCGCCTGCGTCACCCCGACGGCGGCTATTACCACTATCGCCCCGATGGCGGCGCGCCGCAGCTGGCCCATTACCTGCCGGCCCAGGTCTGGCCCGCAGCGGCCTGGTGGTTGTATTACGCCGCAACCGGCGATGCGCAGGCAAAGGCACGGGGGGCGCAGCTGCTGGCGCACATCGCGGCATATTACGACGCTTCGCTCGGCGGCTTTGCCGAACGCCTGGACCCGGGTCTGCAACCCTGGACCGAGTCCCGCACCCATGCCGCGCTGGCCTGGATGCTGGTTGCACCGGCGGATCCTGCGGTCGTCCCTGATGCGGTATTGTCGCCCGAACGGCGGGAGTTGTGGCTGAGAGCGGCGCTGAAGCAACTGCAGCTGGTCAGCGGCGGTGATCCGGATGACATGGCGCTGGGCGTATTGGCGCAGCGCCGGATGGGGAGACAGGAAAGGCCGTAA
- a CDS encoding FKBP-type peptidyl-prolyl cis-trans isomerase, which yields MPVAQNKVVSIHYTLKDPEGQILDQSSDQPLAYLHGASNIIPGLETALEGKDVGEKMTVTVEPEQGYGMSDEALIQEVPRDAFQGVEDIQPGMRFQADSPNGPMVVTVVKADDSTVTVDGNHPLAGMTLTFDVEIADVRDASEEELSHGHVHGPGGHEH from the coding sequence ATGCCAGTCGCACAGAACAAGGTCGTCTCCATCCACTACACACTGAAGGACCCCGAGGGCCAGATCCTGGACCAGTCCAGTGACCAGCCCCTGGCCTACCTGCACGGCGCGAGCAACATCATCCCGGGTCTGGAAACCGCCCTCGAGGGCAAGGATGTGGGCGAGAAGATGACCGTGACCGTCGAACCCGAGCAGGGCTACGGCATGAGCGATGAGGCCCTGATCCAGGAAGTGCCGCGCGACGCCTTCCAGGGGGTCGAGGACATCCAGCCCGGCATGCGCTTCCAGGCCGATTCTCCCAACGGCCCGATGGTCGTCACCGTGGTCAAGGCCGACGACAGCACGGTTACCGTCGACGGCAATCACCCGCTGGCCGGCATGACCCTGACCTTCGATGTCGAGATCGCCGACGTGCGCGATGCCAGCGAGGAAGAACTCTCCCACGGCCACGTGCACGGCCCGGGCGGGCACGAGCATTAA